The following proteins come from a genomic window of Candidatus Methanoperedens sp.:
- a CDS encoding ATP-dependent DNA ligase, giving the protein MTYFEDFAKVCSAIEHISGSLEITTNVSDFLKEVSDEELPIVTRFIMGHVFPVWSNKELGIGPNLLYSAISRTSSLPVKRIEELIKETGDVGLALEKAILCGKTHLSFFSENEQLSIKEVYLRFEKISELSGKGSQDAKIKNLQYLFSQALPTEIVYLSRLSIEEMRIGVGEGIVRNAIAEAFDVPSELVERGILLTNDLGLVAITAKNEGKEGLIKLGVMINRPLRMMLAQIGPGINETIKEMEHVAVEWKYDGARVQIHKNGNDITIYSRKLEDVTSSLPDLVKSIRTNVLADSVILDGEAVAIGKDNRPKPFQEILKRFRRKYDVSTTAIEIPLCLNLFDILYLNGDSLIDIPLINRREKLEKVCEKNVVAKQIITDDPVIIENIYNEALAAGHEGVMLKNPGSSYSPGKRGKNWLKLKPIMETLDLVVIGGEWGEGRRTKFIGSYLLACRDPDTERLLPIGRVATGITDEKLEELTKLFKDLIISENGIHVDIEPKIVFEVAFEEIQKSPNYGSGYALRFPRLVNVRTDKSVDDADSIERIEQLYIRQKGR; this is encoded by the coding sequence ATGACTTATTTTGAAGATTTTGCAAAAGTATGCAGCGCGATAGAACATATTTCGGGTTCTCTTGAAATTACCACGAATGTTTCGGACTTCCTTAAAGAAGTAAGTGATGAGGAGCTTCCGATTGTTACGCGTTTTATCATGGGGCATGTGTTCCCCGTATGGAGCAATAAAGAACTTGGCATTGGCCCCAATCTTCTATACTCTGCAATATCAAGAACATCCTCCCTGCCAGTAAAACGAATTGAAGAACTTATCAAAGAAACAGGGGATGTAGGACTGGCTTTAGAAAAAGCCATCCTGTGCGGCAAAACACATCTCAGTTTCTTTTCCGAAAACGAACAGCTTTCCATCAAAGAAGTATATCTACGGTTTGAAAAGATATCGGAATTAAGCGGAAAAGGTTCACAGGATGCCAAAATAAAAAATCTCCAGTATCTGTTCAGCCAGGCTTTACCCACAGAAATCGTTTATCTTTCACGTTTATCAATCGAGGAGATGCGTATCGGCGTGGGTGAAGGGATAGTTCGAAATGCAATAGCAGAGGCATTTGATGTACCTTCTGAGCTTGTCGAGCGTGGAATTTTGCTGACAAATGATTTAGGTCTTGTCGCAATTACGGCAAAAAATGAAGGAAAAGAGGGACTCATTAAGCTTGGAGTTATGATTAACCGCCCGCTCAGGATGATGCTTGCTCAAATAGGTCCTGGTATTAATGAAACTATAAAAGAAATGGAACATGTGGCAGTGGAATGGAAATATGACGGCGCACGCGTCCAGATCCATAAGAACGGAAATGATATTACGATATATTCAAGAAAGCTTGAGGACGTTACTTCTTCGTTACCGGATCTTGTAAAATCCATACGAACAAATGTATTGGCAGATTCTGTTATTCTTGATGGTGAAGCTGTAGCTATCGGAAAAGATAACAGGCCGAAGCCATTCCAGGAAATACTCAAGCGCTTTCGCAGGAAATATGATGTTTCAACCACTGCAATTGAAATCCCTTTGTGCCTTAACCTTTTTGATATCCTTTATCTAAATGGCGATAGTCTTATCGATATCCCATTGATCAATAGGCGGGAAAAGCTCGAGAAAGTTTGTGAGAAGAATGTTGTTGCAAAACAGATAATAACCGATGATCCTGTAATTATTGAAAATATTTATAATGAAGCGCTTGCTGCGGGACATGAAGGTGTAATGCTTAAAAACCCCGGATCATCCTATTCTCCCGGAAAACGGGGAAAGAACTGGCTTAAATTAAAACCCATCATGGAGACACTTGATCTTGTTGTTATCGGCGGAGAATGGGGAGAAGGAAGACGAACCAAATTCATTGGCTCGTATTTACTGGCCTGCCGTGATCCTGATACTGAAAGATTACTTCCAATCGGGCGGGTAGCGACAGGTATTACAGATGAAAAACTGGAAGAACTCACAAAATTATTCAAGGATCTGATCATTTCAGAAAATGGAATTCACGTGGATATTGAGCCGAAAATTGTTTTTGAAGTGGCTTTTGAGGAAATCCAGAAAAGCCCTAATTACGGATCAGGGTATGCGCTTCGTTTCCCAAGGCTTGTCAATGTGAGAACAGATAAATCAGTAGATGATGCGGATTCGATAGAAAGGATTGAGCAACTTTATATAAGGCAAAAGGGGAGATGA
- a CDS encoding PLP-dependent aminotransferase family protein — MDNRFADRMKTTRKSFIREILKVTQQPEVISFAGGLPNPGFFPVEEISRASIKVLAEDGRNVLQYSTSEGYLPLREFIAQRYLRKGGLKIDPDEILITNGSQQGIDLIGKVFLNKSDKVVIERPGYLGAIQAFSIFEPNFQSVPLLDDGIEIDLLEKALGEDNAKLFYTIPNFQNPSGITYSGQKRKDVARILKKHDVVCVEDNAYVELRFAGEDLPPIRKYLDDTILLGSFSKIISPGLRIGWICAGKEIMEKLIVAKQAADLHSNYLSQKIVHQYLKDNDIDGHIMKIRGAYRKRRDLMIDMMTEYFPEEAKHTKPEGGMFLWVTLPESVSSLDLFEIAVKENVAFVPGNPFYTDDGSKNNTLRLNFSNSDEEQIEEGIKRLARCLKSLI, encoded by the coding sequence ATGGACAACAGATTTGCTGACAGAATGAAGACCACCCGTAAGTCTTTCATCAGGGAAATATTGAAAGTTACTCAGCAACCGGAAGTGATTTCATTTGCCGGCGGGCTTCCGAATCCAGGTTTTTTCCCGGTGGAAGAAATTTCAAGAGCCTCCATAAAGGTCCTGGCTGAAGATGGCAGGAATGTTCTTCAATATAGTACGAGTGAAGGATATTTACCTTTGAGAGAATTCATTGCACAAAGATATCTCAGGAAGGGCGGATTAAAGATAGACCCTGACGAGATATTAATTACTAACGGTTCGCAGCAAGGTATTGATCTAATCGGAAAGGTTTTTTTGAACAAAAGTGATAAGGTTGTTATCGAGAGACCGGGATATCTGGGAGCCATTCAGGCATTTTCTATCTTCGAACCAAATTTTCAATCTGTTCCTCTTCTCGATGACGGAATAGAAATTGATTTATTAGAAAAAGCGTTGGGCGAAGACAACGCAAAGCTGTTTTACACGATTCCTAATTTCCAGAATCCATCCGGGATTACCTACTCCGGTCAAAAAAGAAAAGATGTTGCCAGGATTCTCAAAAAGCATGATGTTGTCTGTGTTGAGGATAATGCATATGTTGAATTGAGATTTGCAGGGGAAGATTTGCCTCCCATCAGGAAATATCTGGATGATACAATTCTTTTGGGATCATTTTCAAAAATAATCTCCCCGGGATTGAGAATTGGATGGATATGCGCCGGAAAAGAAATAATGGAGAAATTGATTGTCGCAAAGCAGGCTGCCGACTTGCATTCAAATTACCTTTCACAGAAAATTGTTCATCAGTACCTGAAGGATAATGATATAGACGGGCACATTATGAAAATAAGGGGAGCCTACAGAAAACGGCGGGATTTGATGATTGACATGATGACTGAGTATTTCCCGGAGGAAGCTAAGCATACAAAACCCGAAGGCGGGATGTTTTTATGGGTAACGCTCCCTGAGAGTGTGTCATCACTGGACTTATTCGAGATTGCAGTGAAAGAGAATGTTGCATTCGTTCCTGGTAATCCGTTTTATACCGATGATGGTAGCAAGAATAACACATTGAGATTGAATTTTTCTAATTCTGATGAAGAGCAAATTGAAGAGGGCATCAAAAGGCTGGCGAGATGCCTGAAAAGTCTTATTTGA
- a CDS encoding hydrogenase iron-sulfur subunit — MRIGVYICHCGSNIAGTIDVEGVRKHASLLKDVVVARDIQFACGDSGQEQVKKDILEEKLDRIVMAACSPRLHEVTFRRVLEQSGLNKHFLEMVNIREQDSWVHTNKNGLATQKAKELVAMGVARVTLLSPLEKRTVPANKDILVIGAGVAGIEAALALANMGIKVHLVEREPTIGGKMALMNEVFPNNDCSLCVLAPKMSDVQNHPNITLYTNSEITGVRGRAGNYRITGEIRPRYVDPKKCKGCIDICAKVCPIDVPNQFDYGIGARKSIYIPFAQAVPLVACIDKNCVGCDLCRLACPAEAVDFNQKVEEFKFDVGAIIVATGYQPFDAGRKEEYGYGRYKNVVTNLEVERMLSAAGPTHGRVVSPSTGADIKSAAFILCVGSRDEQVGNPYCSKVCCMASIKNAMKLAEKYPDAKISVHYIDIRAGGEMYEEYYKRAQELGVSFVRGRVAEVEESDGKTIIHYEDTLSGEKCSDITDLVVLAIGMEADKDSRQIGKMLNLSTRPDRFFQSAHPKMRPVETHTKGIFIAGCAGGPKEIQVSIEQGSAAAAKALSLLHKGEIDMEPASAYVIPDLCDGCGICEKVCDFGRIRVTDKKASVDEVACRGCGACTAACPNGAIQIRNYTDEQILSQITEATKEGSEFPLIVGFLCHWCSYAAADLAGSLRIQYPTNIRNIRVLCAGRINPSFVLEALRRGADGVLVSGCRLGECHYTIGNICALQRMNVLGKMLVELGFDERRFRVAWIAASEGLKFAEIVKDFVKQLKEIGPIGSELKQE; from the coding sequence ATGCGAATAGGTGTTTACATTTGCCATTGCGGGTCAAATATAGCTGGAACTATAGATGTTGAAGGGGTCAGGAAACACGCCTCTTTGCTAAAAGATGTGGTTGTAGCGCGTGACATACAATTTGCATGTGGGGATTCGGGGCAGGAACAGGTAAAAAAGGACATACTTGAAGAGAAACTTGACAGGATAGTTATGGCCGCATGCTCCCCGCGCCTTCATGAGGTCACATTCAGGCGCGTGCTTGAACAATCCGGCCTAAATAAGCACTTTCTTGAAATGGTAAATATCAGGGAGCAGGACTCCTGGGTTCATACAAACAAGAATGGATTGGCAACACAGAAAGCAAAAGAATTGGTGGCTATGGGGGTTGCAAGAGTAACACTTCTTTCCCCTCTTGAAAAGAGGACCGTTCCTGCAAATAAGGATATCCTTGTGATAGGCGCAGGTGTGGCAGGTATCGAGGCTGCACTGGCCCTTGCAAACATGGGGATCAAAGTCCATCTTGTTGAGAGAGAACCAACGATCGGGGGAAAAATGGCCCTTATGAATGAGGTTTTTCCCAATAATGATTGTTCCCTGTGCGTCCTTGCGCCAAAAATGTCAGATGTCCAGAACCATCCCAATATTACGCTCTACACAAATTCTGAAATAACAGGGGTAAGGGGAAGGGCGGGAAATTACAGGATAACAGGTGAGATAAGACCGCGATATGTTGACCCAAAGAAATGCAAAGGCTGCATTGATATCTGCGCAAAGGTCTGCCCGATTGATGTTCCGAACCAGTTCGATTATGGGATCGGTGCGCGAAAATCCATATACATTCCCTTTGCACAGGCTGTTCCTCTTGTAGCTTGCATTGATAAGAACTGTGTGGGCTGCGACCTGTGCAGGCTTGCATGTCCTGCAGAGGCAGTGGATTTTAACCAGAAAGTCGAAGAATTCAAGTTCGACGTCGGAGCCATTATAGTCGCTACGGGATACCAGCCGTTTGATGCAGGAAGAAAGGAAGAATACGGATATGGGCGATATAAAAATGTTGTAACCAACCTTGAAGTTGAACGAATGCTAAGCGCCGCAGGCCCCACACATGGAAGAGTGGTATCGCCATCTACAGGAGCAGATATAAAAAGTGCGGCTTTTATCCTTTGTGTGGGCTCGCGTGACGAACAGGTGGGAAATCCTTACTGCTCCAAGGTGTGCTGTATGGCTTCGATAAAAAATGCCATGAAACTTGCTGAAAAATATCCCGATGCAAAGATATCGGTACATTACATAGATATACGCGCTGGCGGAGAGATGTATGAGGAATACTACAAACGGGCGCAGGAGCTGGGCGTTTCATTCGTCCGGGGACGGGTTGCTGAAGTTGAAGAATCAGATGGGAAAACAATAATTCATTATGAAGATACTCTTTCCGGCGAGAAATGCAGCGACATTACAGACCTGGTTGTGCTTGCCATAGGTATGGAAGCTGACAAGGATTCCAGGCAAATAGGGAAAATGCTGAACCTCTCTACGCGTCCTGACCGGTTCTTCCAGAGCGCCCATCCGAAAATGCGCCCGGTGGAAACGCACACGAAAGGTATTTTCATTGCAGGATGCGCAGGCGGTCCCAAGGAAATACAGGTATCGATCGAACAGGGCAGTGCAGCCGCCGCAAAAGCACTAAGTCTTCTTCATAAAGGAGAAATTGATATGGAACCAGCGAGTGCTTATGTTATCCCCGACCTGTGTGATGGGTGCGGGATTTGTGAAAAAGTATGCGATTTCGGACGCATCAGGGTGACAGATAAGAAAGCAAGCGTTGATGAAGTAGCATGCCGGGGATGCGGAGCATGCACAGCAGCCTGCCCGAATGGCGCTATCCAGATCAGGAATTATACGGATGAACAGATCCTGTCGCAAATAACAGAGGCAACAAAAGAGGGCAGCGAATTCCCATTAATTGTCGGATTCCTGTGCCACTGGTGCAGTTATGCGGCAGCTGACCTTGCAGGAAGCCTGCGAATCCAGTATCCAACCAACATCCGGAACATCAGGGTATTGTGTGCCGGAAGGATCAACCCGTCTTTTGTCCTCGAAGCCCTGCGAAGAGGAGCGGATGGTGTTCTTGTTTCAGGGTGCAGGCTGGGGGAATGCCATTACACCATTGGGAACATCTGTGCATTACAGAGGATGAATGTTCTTGGAAAGATGCTGGTTGAGCTTGGCTTTGATGAGCGGCGTTTCCGCGTTGCATGGATAGCGGCAAGTGAAGGCCTGAAGTTTGCCGAAATAGTGAAGGACTTCGTAAAGCAGTTAAAAGAAATAGGACCAATAGGCAGCGAGCTTAAGCAGGAATAG
- a CDS encoding signal recognition particle protein Srp19: MLKDKTKLVIWPVYLDATKSRGEGRILSMKDSLKSPVLREIEKAALELNLAPVVESDKAHPQSWWVKSGRVLVDKKGPKSLITKQIAQHISKARGKNK; encoded by the coding sequence ATGTTAAAAGATAAAACCAAGCTTGTTATCTGGCCTGTATATCTTGATGCCACAAAATCAAGGGGAGAAGGGCGGATTCTTTCAATGAAAGATTCTTTAAAATCACCTGTATTAAGAGAGATCGAGAAAGCGGCTCTTGAATTGAATCTTGCTCCTGTTGTTGAATCTGATAAAGCCCACCCGCAATCATGGTGGGTTAAAAGCGGAAGGGTGCTTGTTGATAAGAAAGGACCAAAATCACTGATTACAAAACAGATAGCGCAACATATAAGCAAGGCACGGGGAAAGAATAAATGA
- a CDS encoding histidinol phosphate phosphatase domain-containing protein has product MIDLHTHSSFSDGELIPSELVRRAVVLGYKAIAITDHADYTNIEHILSCVGNVKSLEDDYNIRIFSGVEITHVPPAKMPGLVKMARKLGAEIIVVHGETSVEPVPQGTNHAAVSLDIDILAHPGFITPEDARTAKENGICLEITSRNGHNRTNGHVARIAQEIGADLIVNTDSHSPYDLINDETAFKIAMGAGLDEKGAKKATVMNPSELIKNL; this is encoded by the coding sequence ATGATAGACCTCCATACACATTCATCTTTTAGCGATGGGGAGCTCATACCAAGTGAACTTGTTCGGCGCGCAGTTGTTCTTGGATATAAGGCAATAGCAATAACAGACCATGCTGATTATACGAATATCGAGCATATCCTCTCCTGCGTAGGCAACGTGAAGAGCCTTGAAGACGATTATAACATAAGGATATTTTCAGGGGTTGAAATAACCCATGTCCCTCCTGCTAAAATGCCAGGGCTTGTCAAGATGGCAAGAAAACTGGGCGCCGAGATCATAGTTGTTCACGGTGAGACATCAGTTGAGCCGGTACCCCAGGGAACAAATCATGCCGCAGTATCGCTTGATATTGATATTCTAGCTCATCCGGGTTTTATTACTCCTGAAGACGCCAGGACCGCAAAGGAAAACGGAATATGTCTTGAGATCACATCAAGAAACGGCCACAACAGGACGAATGGTCATGTAGCAAGAATCGCGCAGGAAATCGGCGCAGATCTTATCGTGAATACGGATTCACATTCGCCTTATGATCTGATAAATGATGAAACAGCATTCAAGATAGCAATGGGGGCTGGTCTTGATGAAAAAGGCGCAAAAAAAGCAACGGTCATGAATCCATCGGAATTGATCAAAAACCTTTAA
- a CDS encoding class I SAM-dependent methyltransferase: MKDWIYNEFNHVGVDYSKKDNANIYDDQMEKFRDYKKEAKTLTDKLGISDTRSLTAIDIGCGTGAFSIHASNYFKKIYAVDISKEMLKIASSKAKVNKINNIEFINSGFLYFQPDEKVDVIFSKWAFHHLPDYWKQAGLLNMNKMLKPGGILFISDVVFKFDPDYDKNIEALLNKLSKDFSSDFVEETKIHIRDEYSTFDWILQGLIERAGFNIERSNTEDCLISEYFCRKIKSF, translated from the coding sequence ATGAAAGATTGGATTTATAATGAATTTAACCATGTTGGAGTCGATTACTCAAAAAAAGACAATGCAAATATCTACGATGACCAAATGGAAAAATTCCGTGACTATAAAAAAGAAGCAAAAACGTTAACTGACAAATTAGGTATTTCAGATACAAGGAGTTTAACTGCAATTGACATTGGGTGTGGAACTGGTGCCTTTTCTATCCATGCATCAAATTACTTTAAAAAGATTTATGCTGTTGATATTTCCAAAGAAATGCTTAAGATTGCATCATCCAAAGCTAAAGTAAATAAAATAAATAATATTGAATTTATTAATTCAGGGTTTTTATATTTCCAACCAGATGAAAAAGTTGACGTGATTTTTTCAAAATGGGCATTCCATCACCTTCCAGATTATTGGAAGCAAGCCGGATTGTTAAACATGAATAAAATGTTAAAACCAGGTGGAATATTATTTATATCAGATGTTGTCTTTAAATTTGATCCTGACTATGATAAAAATATAGAAGCTTTGCTTAATAAATTATCAAAAGATTTCAGTAGCGACTTTGTTGAGGAGACTAAAATACATATCAGAGACGAATACAGTACCTTTGATTGGATTCTTCAGGGATTAATTGAAAGAGCAGGTTTCAATATTGAACGATCCAATACTGAAGATTGTTTAATAAGTGAATATTTTTGCCGGAAGATAAAATCTTTTTAA